From the Mesorhizobium koreense genome, the window GTCGGCTTTGCCGGCGACGGCGCCTTCGGCATCGCCTGCACCGAACTCACTGCCATCGGCCGCAAGGAATGGCCGGCAATCACCATGATCGTATTCCGCAACTATCAATGGGGCGCCGAGAAGCGCAATTCGACGCTGTGGTACGCGGACAATTTCGTCGGCACCGAACTCGATACGCAGGTCTCCTATGCCGGTATCGCCAAGGCTTGCGGCCTCGAGGGCGTACAGGCCTTCACCATGGAAGCGTTGACCGCTGCGCTCGACAAGGCAGTCGAAGACCAGATGAAGCATGGAAAGACGACGCTGATCGAGGCCATGATCAATCAAGAACTCGGCGAGCCGTTCCGTCGCGACGCGATGAAGAAGCCAGTGGCGGTGGCCGGGATCGATCCGGCGGACATGCGCGACTGAGGCATTTCGAGGCGATGGCACGCGGCGGACGCTCCAGCGGCATTCTCGTCTTCAACGCCGGATCGTCCTCAATCAAGTTCGCCTTGTTCGACGATGCGTTTCGACGCGGATTGTCCGGATTGGCGGACGCGATCGGCGGTGACGGACGCCTTAATGTAGGTGGAAATGAAAGAGCGGCGCGTTTCGCCCACCATGCCAACGCGCTCGACGCGATCCTAGAGGAACTGGACCATCATGGGATACGCCTCGACACCCTTGCGGGGGTAGCGCATCGCGTCGTTCATGGCGGCCGGGCCCTGACCAAAACATGCCGGCTCACCGCGAAAGCGATCGCCGAGATCGAGGCCTGCGTACCGCTGGCGCCGCTGCATAATCCTCACAATCTGGCGCTCATCCGGGCCGTTTCGGATGCCGCGCCGGACCTGCCGCAATATGCCTCCTTCGACACGGCTTTCCATGCGAGCAATCCGGAAGTGGCGCTGCGCTACGCCATACCGGAGAAAGAGGATGGCAAGGGGATAAGGCGTTATGGATTCCACGGCATTTCCTTCGCCGGCCTGACACGGCAATTGCCCGAAATCACTGGACACCCGCTACCCGCCAGGCTTCTGGCTTTCCATCTCGGCAATGGAGTGAGCCTTTGCG encodes:
- a CDS encoding acetate/propionate family kinase, with translation MARGGRSSGILVFNAGSSSIKFALFDDAFRRGLSGLADAIGGDGRLNVGGNERAARFAHHANALDAILEELDHHGIRLDTLAGVAHRVVHGGRALTKTCRLTAKAIAEIEACVPLAPLHNPHNLALIRAVSDAAPDLPQYASFDTAFHASNPEVALRYAIPEKEDGKGIRRYGFHGISFAGLTRQLPEITGHPLPARLLAFHLGNGVSLCAIRDGCSVATTMGYSPLDGLTMGTRAGSIDGNAVLRLASDYGIEEAARLLNRESGLRGLGGHSDMRALHAAKTPEAAFAIRHFCYWATRHAGSMMAAMGGLDALAFTGGIGENDAAIRAAIMDGMAWTGLVARRAGDTEEGPRLHQPDSSVEAWIVPADEETTIARDAAALIASLPAADPA